The following proteins are encoded in a genomic region of Musa acuminata AAA Group cultivar baxijiao chromosome BXJ2-11, Cavendish_Baxijiao_AAA, whole genome shotgun sequence:
- the LOC135627834 gene encoding uncharacterized protein LOC135627834: MRPSESRFLQELVLYAASAALSCLVLFAGLRQLDPNRAASKKALENKKEIAKRLGRPLVQTNQYEDVIACDVINPDHIDVEFESIGGLEHVKQALFELVILPLRRPELFSHGKLLSPQKGVLLYGPPGTGKTMLAKALAKESGAVFINVRISNLMSKWFGDAQKLVAAVFSLAYKLQPAIIFIDEVDSFLGQRRNTDHEAMTNMKTEFMSLWDGFTTDLNARVMVLAATNRPSELDEAILRRFTQTFEIGMPDRSERAKILKVILKGENVEENIDYDYIATLCEGFSGSDILELCKQAAYFPLRELLNDERNGKASSGPRPLRQPDLERALVTSRKVKKATGMSRLGSQSPPWSMQAEPDDEEVHNAILEISKLMSRIVGNQSESQDS, encoded by the exons atGAGACCATCGGAGTCGAGGTTCCTGCAGGAACTGGTGCTGTACGCAGCGAGCGCTGCGCTGAGCTGCCTCGTCCTCTTCGCCGGGCTGCGCCAGCTCGACCCCAACCGCGCCGCAAGCAAGAAAGCCCTCGAAAACAAGAAGGAGATCGCCAAGCGCCTGGGACGGCCCCTCGTTCAGACCAACCAGTACGAG GATGTAATAGCTTGCGATGTTATAAACCCTGATCACATTGATGTTGAATTTGAGTCTATTGGGGGTTTGGAGCATGTGAAGCAAGCTTTGTTTGAGCTAGTCATTCTCCCCCTACGTAGACCTGAATTGTTTTCACATGGAAAGCTTCTTAGTCCTCAAAAAGGTGTCCTACTGTATGGGCCACCAGGAACAGGAAAGACAATGCTCGCAAAGGCCTTAGCGAAAGAGTCTGGGGCAGTTTTTATTAATGTGAGAATCTCGAATTTGATGAGTAAATGGTTTGGGGATGCTCAAAAACTTG TGGCTGCTGTCTTTAGCCTTGCTTATAAGCTACAACCTGctatcatttttattgatgaggTGGATAGTTTCTTGGGTCAGCGCCGTAATACAGATCATGAAGCCATGACTAACATGAAAACTGAGTTCATGTCTTTGTGGGATGGTTTCACAACTGATT TGAATGCTCGTGTGATGGTTCTTGCTGCTACAAATCGCCCATCAGAACTAGATGAGGCAATACTCAGGCGCTTTACCCAGACCTTTGAAATTGGCATGCCTGACCGAAGTGAGAGAGCCAAGATACTAAAGGTGATCTTAAAGGGTGAAAATGTGGAAGAAAACATTGATTATGACTACATAGCAACCTTATGTGAAGGTTTTAGTGGTTCAGATATACTTGAGCTGTGCAAACAAGCAGCCTATTTTCCTCTCAGGGAGCTGCTGAATGACGAAAGGAATGGAAAAGCATCCAGT GGACCAAGACCATTGAGACAGCCTGACTTGGAGAGAGCATTAGTGACATCTAGAAAGGTGAAGAAGGCCACTGGTATGAGCAGATTGGGTTCACAATCACCTCCATGGTCTATGCAAGCAGAGCCAGATGATGAGGAGGTCCACAATGCTATCTTGGAAATCTCAAAGCTTATGTCTCGAATTGTTGGCAACCAATCAGAATCACAGGACTCTTAG
- the LOC135627835 gene encoding uncharacterized protein LOC135627835 has product MGIREMEISGHKVIIHERDDSSDPSTGRALTGSWLWDAAIHLAEWMAADGGPHLAGATVLELGAGTGLPGLLAAAMGAARVVLTDVAQLLPGLRASAEANGLGSRVEVRELRWGSGEQAVAEADVVLMSDVFYDPEEMGGLASAMRAAWGESTTGWAASEVRPGVGECLEALRREGFEVVEVEERVRPLLRAEGETSVFAVYRVRRA; this is encoded by the coding sequence ATGGGCATCCGAGAGATGGAGATCTCGGGCCACAAGGTCATCATCCACGAGCGCGACGACTCCAGCGACCCCTCCACCGGCCGCGCCCTCACCGGCTCCTGGCTCTGGGACGCCGCCATCCACCTCGCCGAGTGGATGGCCGCCGACGGAGGCCCCCACCTTGCCGGCGCCACCGTCCTCGAGCTCGGCGCCGGGACGGGCCTCCCGGGCCTCCTCGCCGCCGCCATGGGCGCGGCCCGCGTGGTGCTCACCGACGTCGCCCAGCTCCTCCCGGGCCTCCGAGCCAGCGCGGAGGCCAACGGGTTGGGGAGCCGCGTGGAGGTGCGCGAGCTGCGGTGGGGCTCGGGCGAGCAAGCGGTGGCGGAGGCCGACGTGGTGCTGATGTCGGACGTGTTCTACGACCCGGAGGAGATGGGAGGGCTGGCCAGCGCGATGAGGGCGGCGTGGGGGGAGAGCACGACGGGGTGGGCGGCGAGCGAGGTGAGGCCCGGCGTCGGGGAGTGCTTGGAGGCGCTGAGGCGGGAGGGGTTCGAGGTGGTGGAGGTGGAAGAGAGGGTGCGGCCGTTGTTGCGGGCGGAGGGAGAGACTTCGGTGTTCGCCGTGTATCGCGTCAGGCGCGCCTAA